From a single Rhodococcus qingshengii JCM 15477 genomic region:
- a CDS encoding TetR/AcrR family transcriptional regulator C-terminal domain-containing protein, translated as MQLRRGDVLDGAMAILDEFGLADLTMRRLATSLGVQPGALYWHFPNKQTLLGAVVDKILEDLDAPVDADTWQEAYSELAHRLRSALLAHRDGAELVSATFASRMTNSKVREHFVQAGQESGLSREHAQLAAYALLYYVLGHTVDEQSRAQMEEMGALTRAPISPDSPEVIGGGSDEDLLDGDPTVRFQFGLDLFIDGIRTRLNSIPDSTPIESALRHS; from the coding sequence GTGCAGTTGCGACGCGGCGACGTGCTGGACGGCGCCATGGCGATACTCGACGAGTTCGGACTTGCCGACCTCACGATGCGCAGGCTCGCAACCTCACTAGGTGTCCAACCCGGCGCTCTCTACTGGCATTTCCCGAACAAACAGACCTTGCTCGGCGCGGTTGTCGACAAGATCCTCGAAGACCTCGACGCCCCCGTTGACGCGGACACGTGGCAAGAGGCGTATTCCGAACTGGCACACAGACTTCGGTCTGCCCTACTGGCGCACCGCGATGGCGCCGAGTTGGTCAGCGCCACCTTCGCTTCGCGGATGACGAACAGCAAGGTGCGCGAGCATTTCGTACAAGCCGGGCAAGAATCCGGTCTCTCACGCGAGCACGCCCAACTCGCGGCGTACGCCCTGCTGTATTACGTACTCGGCCATACCGTGGACGAGCAGTCCCGAGCGCAGATGGAAGAAATGGGGGCACTTACCCGAGCACCCATTTCCCCCGACTCCCCCGAGGTGATCGGCGGCGGTTCCGACGAGGACCTCCTCGACGGCGATCCGACAGTGCGCTTCCAGTTCGGCCTGGACCTGTTCATCGACGGCATTCGCACTCGCCTGAATTCGATCCCCGATTCAACGCCCATCGAATCGGCTCTACGACACTCCTGA
- a CDS encoding AzlD domain-containing protein, translated as MNTASVWIGIVVFACGSYALRASGVLLRARVKLSGFAEKTLDRAVVVLLLAVVVTSTVFTGHDVAGPARMLGVVAGGICAWFKAPLVVVVIVAAGTTAVLRLSGVS; from the coding sequence ATGAATACCGCGTCGGTCTGGATCGGTATCGTCGTGTTCGCTTGCGGTTCTTACGCTTTGCGGGCAAGTGGCGTTCTGCTCCGCGCTCGGGTGAAGCTCTCCGGCTTCGCCGAGAAAACCCTCGATCGTGCTGTCGTGGTGCTGCTGCTCGCAGTGGTTGTGACATCGACGGTCTTCACCGGGCATGACGTTGCGGGGCCGGCGCGGATGCTCGGCGTGGTGGCCGGAGGCATCTGCGCCTGGTTCAAGGCGCCGTTGGTGGTCGTGGTGATTGTCGCGGCCGGCACTACTGCAGTACTCCGACTGTCAGGAGTGTCGTAG
- the bioB gene encoding biotin synthase BioB, whose product MSTAPATVDILDQAREQVLERGVGLTESQVLDVLRLDDDRLEDLLALAHDVRMKWCGPEVEVEGIISLKTGGCPEDCHFCSQSGLFQSPVRAAWLDIPSLVEAAKQTAKSGATEFCIVAAVRGPDARLLAQVAAGIEAIRNEVDIQIACSLGMLTQEQVDQLAAMGVHRYNHNLETSKSHFPNVVTTHSWEERWNTLRMVRGAGMEVCCGGILGMGESLEQRAEFAANLAELEPDEVPLNFLNPRPGTPFGDLDVLPASEALKSVAAFRLALPRTILRFAGGREITLGDLGAKQGILGGINAVIVGNYLTTLGRPAEKDLDLLVDLQMPIKALNDTL is encoded by the coding sequence ATTAGCACGGCCCCTGCGACGGTCGACATCCTCGACCAGGCGCGCGAGCAAGTTCTCGAAAGAGGAGTTGGCCTGACCGAAAGCCAGGTGCTCGACGTACTCCGACTCGACGACGACAGGCTCGAAGACCTGCTGGCTCTCGCCCACGATGTGCGTATGAAGTGGTGTGGACCGGAGGTCGAGGTCGAGGGCATCATCAGCCTGAAGACGGGCGGCTGCCCTGAGGACTGCCATTTCTGCTCGCAGTCCGGACTCTTCCAGTCGCCGGTTCGCGCGGCGTGGTTGGACATCCCGAGCTTGGTGGAAGCTGCCAAGCAGACTGCGAAGTCGGGCGCTACCGAGTTCTGCATCGTGGCCGCCGTCCGCGGACCCGACGCCCGGTTGCTCGCTCAGGTTGCCGCAGGCATCGAGGCGATCCGCAACGAGGTCGACATCCAGATCGCCTGCTCGCTCGGCATGCTCACCCAGGAGCAGGTCGACCAACTGGCCGCCATGGGTGTGCACCGGTACAACCACAACTTGGAAACTTCGAAGTCGCATTTCCCGAACGTCGTGACCACGCACTCGTGGGAAGAGCGGTGGAACACGCTTCGGATGGTTCGTGGAGCAGGCATGGAAGTGTGCTGCGGCGGAATCCTCGGCATGGGTGAATCGCTGGAGCAGCGCGCAGAATTCGCGGCCAACCTGGCTGAACTGGAGCCGGACGAGGTCCCGCTCAACTTCCTCAACCCGCGTCCGGGTACGCCGTTCGGTGATCTGGACGTGCTGCCCGCCAGCGAGGCGCTCAAGTCCGTGGCCGCTTTCCGTCTCGCGCTGCCTCGCACGATCTTGCGCTTCGCAGGTGGACGCGAGATCACTCTCGGCGACCTGGGTGCCAAGCAGGGCATCCTCGGCGGAATCAACGCCGTGATCGTCGGCAACTATCTGACGACCCTCGGACGTCCCGCCGAGAAGGATCTGGATTTGTTGGTGGATCTGCAGATGCCGATCAAAGCA